The Sedimentisphaera salicampi genome includes a region encoding these proteins:
- a CDS encoding flavodoxin family protein, protein MENFRQNPPKQQITAVSASPRVNGNSDAVLEGIDAGIRETGISCRQVQLRDLDFKACIGCERCRKDKICTGLIDDLTELYPSLIESQGLVLISPTHNYNVTAMMKAFIDRLYCFYNFENTVPRGWSSQLSGQSRKAAVVGIAEQMNEEDMGFTIPSMKLPLEALGYEFVDELAVFGLFERGKAKDCPEVLDNARKLGLKLADSLK, encoded by the coding sequence ATGGAAAACTTCAGGCAAAACCCGCCCAAACAGCAGATCACAGCAGTTTCTGCGAGTCCGAGAGTGAACGGCAATTCCGATGCAGTTCTGGAAGGCATTGATGCAGGGATCAGGGAAACAGGGATTTCGTGCAGACAGGTTCAGCTCAGAGATTTGGATTTCAAGGCATGCATTGGCTGCGAGAGGTGCAGGAAGGATAAGATCTGCACAGGCCTCATAGACGATCTAACCGAGCTTTACCCCTCTTTAATCGAATCTCAGGGCTTAGTCTTGATTTCCCCAACACATAACTACAACGTAACAGCGATGATGAAGGCCTTTATAGACCGGCTCTACTGCTTCTACAATTTTGAGAACACCGTTCCTCGCGGCTGGAGCAGCCAGCTCAGCGGGCAGAGCAGGAAAGCTGCTGTTGTGGGGATAGCTGAGCAGATGAATGAGGAGGATATGGGCTTTACCATACCTTCTATGAAACTCCCGCTTGAGGCGCTGGGTTATGAATTTGTGGATGAGCTTGCTGTTTTCGGATTGTTTGAAAGGGGCAAAGCCAAAGACTGCCCGGAGGTTTTGGATAATGCCCGCAAGCTCGGCCTTAAACTCGCCGACTCGCTCAAATAA
- a CDS encoding protein-disulfide reductase DsbD family protein, whose product MKRYFAVLLLLLSGAIAQKVEIISYQDYTSAAEAGLVRGSKNRLAVEVDFTGSEVIHYYADQSTAPGGRVLSVSLADPDLSAGSAVYPETSLYVDKQGKSYEVYEGDFSVYIPVKQEAEKSGADVIIEGIGCAGDTCLPPFEKSLTAEPSDNIQTLDIAFAAEEGSKQTETPPAEDPQEAEPFELGEFLLYCLLALAAGLSFNVMPCVWPVLPIAVQRLVNFAGHGRKKLFEQGLAYSLGIISFFAIFAAAGIVIKLTTGNALNWSEHLRYPPVLVTTGMLLIVFALFMFDVLSFAVPASISGGGQKSSGGDLAGTTVMGFFAALLSTPCSGAILAAVFLWAQTQSLAVSTVIILLLGVGMAIPYFLLVNFPALLEKLPKPGAWMEKFRNAMGFLLLFIAVKLLASLNAEMLSKALTYAVILSFAVWMFGSWVNFTTPKRKKMIVRALAVVIAVLPAFVIFSSGDKLINWQPYSTPQIQQQTEQERPVLIKFTADWCTNCHILDSQVFQDEKIASALEEKNVFTVLADTTLSSNPATTALKEEFGESGNVPLTVIISPEGERTKLRGIYSKKELLEVLDNFSVKQDG is encoded by the coding sequence ATGAAAAGATATTTTGCTGTTTTGCTCTTGCTCCTTAGCGGCGCAATTGCTCAAAAGGTGGAGATAATCAGCTATCAGGACTACACCAGCGCAGCCGAAGCAGGGCTCGTAAGAGGCTCTAAGAATAGGCTCGCTGTTGAGGTTGATTTTACAGGCAGTGAGGTAATTCATTACTACGCAGACCAAAGCACTGCCCCGGGCGGGCGAGTTCTTTCGGTGAGCCTTGCAGACCCTGACCTCTCAGCAGGCAGCGCTGTTTATCCTGAAACGAGCCTGTATGTTGATAAGCAGGGCAAGAGCTATGAGGTTTATGAGGGCGATTTTTCAGTTTATATTCCCGTTAAGCAGGAGGCCGAAAAGAGCGGGGCTGATGTGATTATTGAAGGGATCGGCTGCGCAGGAGACACCTGCCTGCCTCCATTCGAGAAGTCGCTTACAGCAGAGCCTTCGGATAATATCCAAACCCTTGATATCGCCTTTGCAGCAGAAGAGGGCTCAAAGCAAACTGAAACCCCGCCGGCAGAAGATCCGCAGGAAGCTGAGCCGTTTGAGCTTGGCGAATTTCTGCTGTATTGCCTTTTGGCTCTCGCAGCGGGGCTGAGCTTTAATGTTATGCCGTGCGTTTGGCCGGTTCTCCCGATTGCGGTGCAGAGGCTTGTGAACTTCGCAGGCCACGGCAGAAAGAAACTCTTCGAACAGGGGCTCGCATATTCTCTGGGTATCATATCATTCTTTGCGATTTTCGCTGCTGCAGGAATAGTTATCAAGCTCACAACAGGCAATGCCCTGAATTGGTCTGAGCATCTTCGCTACCCGCCCGTGCTGGTAACAACCGGTATGCTGCTGATAGTTTTTGCATTATTTATGTTTGATGTGCTTTCTTTTGCTGTTCCCGCTTCGATCTCAGGCGGCGGGCAGAAAAGCTCCGGCGGAGACCTCGCCGGCACTACCGTAATGGGATTTTTCGCCGCCCTTCTCAGCACGCCCTGCAGCGGAGCGATTCTCGCAGCGGTTTTCCTCTGGGCGCAAACGCAGTCCCTTGCAGTCAGCACGGTGATAATCCTGCTTCTCGGCGTGGGTATGGCAATACCATACTTCCTGCTTGTAAACTTCCCGGCGCTTCTTGAAAAGCTTCCCAAGCCCGGGGCGTGGATGGAGAAATTCAGAAACGCAATGGGATTTCTGCTGCTTTTTATCGCGGTGAAACTGCTCGCATCGCTCAATGCGGAGATGCTTTCCAAAGCGCTTACTTACGCAGTTATACTGAGCTTTGCGGTTTGGATGTTCGGAAGCTGGGTAAACTTCACCACCCCGAAACGAAAGAAGATGATTGTGCGGGCATTAGCGGTTGTTATTGCTGTTCTGCCTGCATTTGTAATATTCTCCTCTGGCGATAAGCTTATAAACTGGCAGCCATACAGCACACCTCAGATACAGCAGCAGACCGAGCAGGAAAGGCCGGTGCTTATAAAATTCACAGCAGACTGGTGTACGAACTGCCATATTCTCGACAGTCAGGTCTTTCAGGATGAGAAAATCGCATCTGCTCTGGAAGAAAAGAACGTGTTTACAGTGCTGGCTGATACAACGCTCAGCTCAAATCCCGCCACAACTGCCCTGAAAGAGGAGTTTGGAGAATCGGGGAACGTGCCGCTCACGGTGATTATATCCCCGGAGGGAGAAAGAACAAAACTTAGAGGAATTTATAGTAAGAAGGAGCTGCTGGAAGTGTTGGATAATTTCAGCGTGAAGCAAGATGGATAA
- the ftsH gene encoding ATP-dependent zinc metalloprotease FtsH, which produces MAEDNNSNNDKQKNSIPKVPGGGKFKKPNPMGWLFIISVMLLIISSFGKLTPTDSIKYSEFERLVEQGYVRNVEIGTGSVTIEGELTDAGVQARKRENPNAANRFKTQYSPEILEGTKDLLAEKQVDYKFVADGFWVTFLIQVAPFLIIIALFYFIFARNMKSGAGGMLMNFGRSKARLMGDEQKKVTFKDVAGIDEAKDEVAETIEFLKNPKRFMKIGGRIPRGILLEGPPGCGKTLLAKSIAGEADVPFYSISGSDFVEMFVGVGASRVRDLFKQSKENAPCIIFLDEIDAIGKKRGPGVASGGHDEREQTLNAILVEMDGFESTDQVIVIAATNRVDVLDHALIRPGRFDRQIYVPFPDIKGRLEILKVHSKKIKMSQKVNLEVIARGTPMFSGAELEALINEAAIGATMANKNYVEQDDLEEARDKVRWGRAKRSRVIDKKEKELTAYHEAGHTLIQSVLEDADPLHKVSIIPRGPYGGATFSLPEKERMTFSSKYCYAFIKVCFGGRIAEDIFFDDVTSGAQNDIKQATMLVQHMVTDWGMSDKIGMVNFSGDNDQKMMFGGRKLDCSEKTSEVIDAEVKRIIDSCYNEAYKLIEENKDKVEGIAKALLKYETLDADEVKTILDGGELTRPTVSDLVEAEKNKSSELRTLFDDDDEESLKEDDFYDTDIEDEEEEDDDLYWDLDEDEEFEDNDDDKDSHDSSDNEDRKD; this is translated from the coding sequence ATGGCAGAAGATAATAACAGCAATAACGATAAACAGAAAAACAGTATTCCAAAGGTTCCGGGCGGCGGGAAGTTCAAAAAGCCTAACCCGATGGGTTGGCTTTTTATTATTTCGGTGATGCTTTTGATAATAAGCTCTTTCGGCAAGCTCACCCCCACAGACTCAATAAAATACAGCGAGTTTGAAAGGCTTGTGGAGCAGGGGTATGTGCGAAATGTTGAAATCGGCACAGGCTCTGTAACGATTGAAGGCGAGCTTACCGATGCGGGCGTGCAGGCGAGGAAAAGAGAAAACCCGAACGCTGCAAACCGCTTCAAAACGCAGTATTCTCCGGAAATCCTCGAGGGAACTAAAGACCTGCTTGCAGAGAAACAGGTTGACTACAAATTCGTTGCAGACGGATTCTGGGTAACCTTCCTGATACAGGTAGCACCGTTCCTGATTATAATCGCCCTTTTCTACTTCATCTTCGCAAGGAATATGAAGAGCGGCGCCGGCGGTATGCTGATGAACTTCGGCAGAAGCAAGGCAAGGCTCATGGGAGATGAGCAGAAAAAGGTAACGTTCAAGGATGTTGCGGGTATTGATGAGGCCAAAGACGAGGTAGCCGAGACGATTGAGTTTCTCAAAAATCCGAAGAGGTTTATGAAGATTGGCGGAAGGATACCCCGCGGTATTCTTCTGGAAGGCCCTCCCGGGTGCGGAAAAACGCTTTTGGCAAAGTCTATAGCAGGCGAGGCGGATGTGCCCTTCTACAGCATCAGCGGATCGGATTTCGTGGAGATGTTCGTCGGCGTAGGTGCAAGCAGGGTGCGCGATCTTTTCAAGCAGTCTAAAGAGAATGCCCCGTGCATTATTTTTCTCGATGAGATTGATGCAATCGGGAAGAAAAGAGGCCCGGGCGTTGCAAGCGGCGGGCACGACGAACGGGAGCAGACTCTCAACGCAATTCTCGTGGAGATGGACGGCTTCGAATCCACCGATCAGGTTATTGTGATAGCTGCTACCAACAGGGTTGACGTGCTCGATCATGCTCTGATAAGGCCGGGAAGATTCGACAGGCAGATTTATGTGCCTTTCCCGGATATCAAGGGAAGGCTTGAGATACTGAAGGTGCATTCAAAGAAAATCAAGATGAGCCAGAAGGTCAATCTCGAGGTGATCGCAAGAGGCACGCCAATGTTCAGCGGAGCTGAGCTTGAGGCCCTTATAAATGAGGCCGCTATCGGCGCCACCATGGCAAACAAGAACTATGTGGAGCAGGACGACCTTGAAGAAGCCCGTGATAAGGTGCGATGGGGAAGGGCGAAGAGAAGCCGTGTAATAGACAAAAAGGAAAAAGAGCTCACGGCCTATCACGAGGCTGGACATACGCTCATTCAAAGCGTGCTCGAAGATGCAGACCCGCTTCACAAGGTGAGCATTATACCCAGAGGCCCCTACGGCGGGGCTACGTTCTCGCTGCCTGAGAAGGAGCGGATGACGTTCTCTTCGAAATACTGCTACGCATTTATCAAGGTGTGCTTCGGAGGCAGGATTGCTGAGGACATATTCTTTGATGATGTAACAAGCGGGGCTCAGAACGACATCAAACAGGCGACCATGCTGGTTCAGCATATGGTAACCGACTGGGGGATGAGCGATAAGATTGGTATGGTTAATTTCAGCGGCGATAACGACCAGAAGATGATGTTCGGCGGGAGAAAGCTCGACTGCTCGGAGAAAACATCCGAGGTGATTGATGCTGAAGTGAAGAGGATTATAGACAGCTGCTATAATGAGGCCTATAAACTTATTGAAGAAAATAAGGACAAGGTTGAAGGGATTGCTAAGGCGCTTCTGAAATATGAAACGCTTGATGCTGATGAGGTTAAAACCATCCTTGACGGAGGTGAACTTACCAGACCTACAGTTTCTGATTTGGTAGAGGCGGAGAAGAATAAATCTTCTGAGCTGAGAACCCTCTTTGATGACGACGATGAAGAATCTCTCAAAGAAGATGACTTCTACGATACTGATATCGAAGATGAGGAAGAGGAAGACGACGATCTCTACTGGGACCTCGATGAAGATGAAGAATTTGAAGACAACGATGATGACAAAGACTCTCATGACAGCAGCGATAACGAGGACAGGAAAGATTAG
- the lptE gene encoding LPS assembly lipoprotein LptE: protein MRSVKFFTLLTLAAGILYISGCSGYTQGFPYPEKVQTVCVEMFESKSFRRGYEFELTEALCKQIEAQTPYKIVSDRSRADSLIYGEIESISQTVLNTDSETGLPIQREIGVNAVFTWKNLVTGKLYANNKRIKAAGTYADGQDVELAGKAAVNKAAEKIVEAMQLEW, encoded by the coding sequence ATGAGATCTGTTAAATTTTTCACACTGCTCACCCTTGCTGCCGGCATTCTGTATATCTCGGGCTGCTCGGGATACACGCAGGGATTCCCTTATCCTGAAAAGGTGCAGACTGTATGCGTGGAGATGTTTGAGAGCAAGAGCTTCCGCAGGGGATACGAATTCGAGCTCACCGAAGCCCTCTGCAAACAGATTGAGGCGCAAACCCCGTACAAGATCGTTTCAGACCGTTCCCGGGCAGACAGCCTGATTTACGGAGAGATAGAATCAATCTCCCAGACGGTTTTGAATACAGACAGCGAAACAGGACTCCCGATTCAAAGAGAGATTGGCGTGAATGCGGTGTTTACGTGGAAGAATCTGGTAACAGGGAAGTTGTACGCAAATAACAAGAGGATTAAGGCTGCCGGTACTTATGCAGACGGGCAGGACGTGGAACTGGCAGGGAAGGCGGCAGTGAACAAGGCCGCCGAGAAAATAGTAGAAGCTATGCAGTTGGAATGGTAA
- the bamD gene encoding outer membrane protein assembly factor BamD codes for MRRFIPALIISIMISAHAETLVLEDTGWQPAQEALSDVQLSLAEICRLAENQNQDGLSEKLEEFEAANPDLSGKAWDAFAEAEMIYAERDVEEAAEKFYEVLDNYPMSEFYQPALEGLYQCGKLYLSGRKKTFLMVFKLKAYDEGEEIMRSIADRAGNAPIAKRAFYTLAESYEKREEYIEAYNIWVEIATRWPTGEEGLKSLYEMGKNMHQAYNGPKYDSSSLKSAEGYYGQFKKRYPEEAELRDIREKIQLTQEQQAYKEYRIAMHYYRVEDYQTAMVYLESFQENWPDSQYAGEVEKVAAECRKELEKLKDKPRIRPVDKNIFWRFAHFFDFDVK; via the coding sequence ATGAGAAGATTTATTCCGGCATTGATAATATCGATTATGATATCTGCCCATGCAGAAACGCTGGTGCTTGAAGACACCGGCTGGCAGCCTGCCCAAGAGGCTCTAAGCGATGTGCAGCTGAGCCTTGCAGAGATTTGCCGTCTTGCGGAGAATCAAAATCAGGACGGGCTCAGCGAAAAACTCGAAGAGTTTGAAGCCGCCAACCCGGATCTCTCGGGTAAGGCATGGGATGCGTTTGCCGAAGCAGAGATGATATATGCCGAGAGAGACGTGGAAGAGGCCGCTGAGAAGTTTTATGAAGTGCTGGATAATTACCCCATGAGCGAATTCTATCAGCCGGCTTTGGAGGGGTTGTATCAGTGCGGAAAGCTGTATCTCTCGGGCAGAAAAAAAACCTTTTTGATGGTATTCAAGCTCAAGGCTTATGATGAGGGCGAAGAGATTATGCGTTCGATAGCCGATAGAGCGGGAAATGCGCCGATCGCTAAGAGAGCGTTCTACACCCTCGCAGAGAGCTACGAGAAGCGGGAAGAATATATCGAGGCTTACAATATCTGGGTGGAAATCGCCACTCGCTGGCCCACGGGCGAGGAAGGATTGAAATCGCTTTACGAAATGGGCAAGAATATGCATCAGGCATACAACGGCCCGAAGTACGACAGCTCATCTCTCAAAAGCGCAGAAGGATACTACGGACAGTTCAAAAAACGCTATCCCGAAGAGGCAGAGCTCAGGGATATAAGAGAAAAAATACAGCTCACCCAAGAACAGCAGGCATACAAGGAATACAGAATCGCAATGCACTACTACCGCGTGGAAGACTATCAGACGGCCATGGTTTATCTTGAATCTTTTCAGGAAAACTGGCCTGATTCACAGTATGCCGGTGAGGTGGAGAAGGTTGCCGCAGAATGCAGAAAAGAGCTGGAAAAGCTGAAGGATAAACCGCGTATCAGGCCGGTAGATAAGAATATCTTCTGGAGGTTCGCTCATTTCTTTGATTTTGATGTCAAATAA
- a CDS encoding PEP-CTERM sorting domain-containing protein, which yields MVKKLSIFWIISAVFCLSANNASADYISIEIYEQENDVIVSHSGSLNISQFKAEGGSYAEYTIEVPYNSGVIPSDGYLTNFSEPSVGDTQARIILESVPSFGDGDPVGADSATGDYLHLEGGSLNRLYFLPEDVDENNILTVSGSMTFQNSTINSLGMDMGTYTITDSNFAQGEKIEMTITPEPATIALLGIGGFALRRKHS from the coding sequence ATGGTTAAAAAGCTTAGTATATTCTGGATTATATCAGCGGTTTTCTGTTTATCGGCAAACAATGCTTCAGCAGATTATATCAGCATTGAAATCTACGAGCAGGAAAACGATGTAATAGTTTCTCACAGCGGCAGCCTCAATATCTCACAATTCAAAGCTGAGGGAGGCTCTTACGCTGAATACACCATCGAGGTCCCTTATAACAGCGGCGTGATACCTTCAGACGGGTATCTTACTAATTTCAGCGAGCCGTCTGTGGGAGATACTCAAGCCAGAATTATTTTGGAGTCTGTTCCTTCATTTGGGGACGGCGATCCTGTTGGTGCTGACAGCGCAACCGGGGATTATTTGCATTTAGAAGGCGGAAGCTTAAATAGATTGTATTTTCTGCCTGAAGATGTCGATGAGAACAACATCTTGACAGTAAGCGGCTCAATGACCTTCCAAAACAGCACAATAAACTCGCTCGGAATGGATATGGGTACATACACAATTACAGATTCCAATTTCGCCCAAGGTGAAAAGATCGAAATGACAATAACCCCCGAGCCGGCAACAATCGCCCTTCTTGGAATCGGCGGGTTTGCATTGAGAAGAAAACACTCATAA
- a CDS encoding TIGR00730 family Rossman fold protein: MDNSRNSQILNEETWRVFRIMAEFVEGFEEMSKIGPAVSVFGSARADAGNEYYSLAEQTSAMLAKAGFTVITGGGGGIMEAANKGAFEAGGETIGLNIELPHEQKPNDYLSKCLSFRYFFCRKVMFLKYANGFVVFPGGFGTMDEVFESLVLIQTYKQAYFPVVLMGRDFWQDMLDWMVEKMCKAHEFITPEDIDFIDITDDPQETLDILLKFHRRHGTGPLQPIK; this comes from the coding sequence ATGGATAACAGCAGAAACAGCCAAATCTTGAACGAAGAAACTTGGCGCGTGTTCCGTATTATGGCGGAATTCGTTGAGGGCTTTGAGGAGATGAGCAAAATCGGGCCGGCAGTTTCTGTTTTCGGCTCGGCAAGAGCCGATGCGGGCAATGAATACTACAGTCTCGCAGAGCAGACCTCAGCCATGCTTGCAAAGGCCGGATTCACTGTAATCACAGGCGGAGGAGGCGGGATTATGGAAGCCGCTAACAAGGGGGCCTTCGAGGCAGGAGGCGAAACAATAGGCCTCAATATTGAGCTTCCGCACGAGCAGAAGCCGAATGATTATCTCTCGAAGTGTTTGAGTTTTCGCTATTTTTTCTGCAGGAAGGTTATGTTCCTCAAATACGCCAACGGGTTTGTTGTGTTCCCGGGCGGATTCGGCACAATGGACGAGGTGTTCGAATCTCTCGTGCTTATCCAGACATACAAACAGGCATACTTCCCCGTTGTGCTGATGGGCAGAGATTTCTGGCAGGATATGCTCGATTGGATGGTAGAGAAAATGTGCAAGGCTCACGAATTTATAACGCCTGAAGATATAGACTTCATAGACATCACCGACGACCCGCAGGAAACTCTGGACATCCTCCTGAAATTCCACAGAAGGCACGGAACCGGCCCGCTTCAGCCGATTAAATAA